One Clostridia bacterium DNA window includes the following coding sequences:
- a CDS encoding peptidylprolyl isomerase gives MINLRHNPVVTIEMENGNEIKVELYPEVAPNTVHNFISLVKKGFYDGVIFHRVIPGFVIQGGDPTGTGMGGPGYAIKGEFTANGFKNHLKHERGVISMARTMNPDSAGSQFFIMVENAPHLDGQYAAFGKVIAGLEEVDRIVAVPRDWQDKPLEEQRMKRVTVETYGVEYPEPITV, from the coding sequence ATGATCAATTTGCGTCACAATCCGGTCGTAACCATTGAAATGGAAAACGGGAATGAGATCAAAGTAGAGCTGTATCCCGAGGTGGCTCCTAACACGGTCCATAATTTCATTTCCCTGGTCAAAAAAGGATTTTATGACGGCGTGATTTTTCACCGGGTGATTCCCGGCTTTGTCATTCAGGGCGGCGATCCGACCGGTACCGGCATGGGCGGTCCCGGATATGCCATTAAAGGGGAGTTTACCGCTAACGGTTTTAAGAACCATTTAAAACACGAACGCGGGGTTATTTCCATGGCCAGAACCATGAACCCCGATTCTGCCGGTTCCCAGTTTTTCATAATGGTAGAGAATGCGCCGCATTTGGACGGCCAATATGCAGCTTTTGGGAAGGTGATTGCCGGCCTGGAGGAAGTGGACCGGATTGTAGCGGTGCCAAGGGACTGGCAGGATAAACCCCTTGAAGAACAGCGGATGAAAAGAGTCACGGTGGAAACCTATGGGGTAGAGTATCCGGAGCCGATTACCGTTTAA
- a CDS encoding cold-shock protein, with the protein MEGIVKWFDADKGYGFIQSEGGDVFVHYSAIQGEGFKTLHEGQKVEFDIVQGTRGPQAANVNVLS; encoded by the coding sequence TTGGAAGGCATTGTAAAATGGTTTGACGCGGATAAGGGTTATGGTTTTATTCAAAGCGAGGGTGGCGACGTTTTTGTGCATTATTCCGCCATCCAAGGGGAAGGATTTAAGACACTGCACGAGGGACAGAAGGTGGAGTTCGACATCGTGCAGGGCACCCGGGGGCCGCAGGCCGCCAATGTTAACGTGCTCAGTTAA
- a CDS encoding bifunctional diguanylate cyclase/phosphodiesterase: MDKLTGIIRQKTRNLRGFLIYGAVVGTVIMLVLVYLGVSVGFQWYATKQASERVKETAGITANALLQLMEQGWRREELRTFLLASSAAYQEQHVTVTYYSKEDIDNDAFHPAVPKEQLRRDGVELIEREQVSFIYPQVAAEGCVRCHGDQDPGDIVGLLVVTEDLRPVLEVVRRDTILYLLFLFPFPILGAVVISRFLTGKIDHSLKELQARIQKVNRTDDLRILEINNIDLAFDEINVVYEELRALAAKLRNIAVDKDILEFEVRLLEKFIITSEVVKDWKEHVNKLITEINQIVDVPVIFSLFKVDTEDFILEIFWLSTPSPETRGLVEDVIRSQIKNSEVFNSQPPAGVHIYHNVAQEQEQLDELDEESFRFQTKSLFLDTPQIGGIVGIGVSSRLEPGSTRMLVIEGVLTTLLNVIGSVKAVYKYTKELEYFATRDPLTNLYTQRVFWELLEYEIGRATRRGYRFAVMVVDLDDFKLVNDIHGHLAGDKFLQEASHRIRECLRKDDILARYGGDEYAIILPYADQEQAFLVAQRINSVLQEFSLPLETGHKAKATASIGIAVFPDHAQKAKDLFLIADNMMYKAKALGKDQIGLPSHEDVLSIFKTIEDKHTLILQALEENKVNPHFQPIKHIATGQVEANEVLMRIDLPGHIMTAGDFIETAESMGIISKLDFLLIDKALARARQQNYKGYLFFNLSPKALIVSDFLLGIRGLVHKYGIDPHKIVFEITERDTVKNMTMLSRFVNELKREGFKFAIDDFGSGFSSFQYIKRLPIDFVKIEGEFIRNLSADAGMDRAIVMSIVTLARELGITTVAEFVEDAQVYQFVQELGIDYAQGFYIGRPSPQLFPAEPDAWMLGREAH; the protein is encoded by the coding sequence ATGGACAAGCTGACCGGAATCATCAGACAAAAGACTAGAAACCTGCGGGGCTTTTTGATTTACGGCGCCGTCGTCGGCACGGTGATAATGCTGGTACTGGTTTATCTCGGGGTATCCGTCGGCTTCCAATGGTATGCCACTAAGCAAGCTTCGGAACGGGTGAAAGAGACTGCGGGAATTACGGCGAATGCCCTGCTCCAGTTGATGGAGCAAGGCTGGCGCCGGGAGGAATTAAGAACCTTCCTTTTAGCAAGCAGTGCGGCCTATCAGGAACAGCATGTTACGGTCACCTATTACTCTAAGGAAGACATTGACAACGACGCTTTTCACCCCGCGGTGCCCAAAGAACAGTTGCGCCGGGATGGCGTGGAACTGATTGAAAGAGAGCAAGTGAGTTTTATCTACCCGCAAGTTGCTGCTGAGGGCTGTGTCCGCTGTCATGGCGATCAAGACCCGGGTGACATCGTCGGGCTCCTGGTGGTGACGGAAGACCTGAGGCCGGTGCTGGAAGTGGTCCGGCGGGATACGATTCTCTACTTGCTTTTCCTGTTCCCGTTTCCCATCCTAGGTGCTGTAGTCATTTCTCGTTTCCTCACCGGGAAAATTGATCATTCACTTAAAGAATTGCAGGCGAGAATTCAAAAGGTCAACCGGACCGATGATTTAAGGATATTGGAAATAAATAACATTGATTTAGCTTTTGATGAAATCAACGTGGTCTATGAAGAACTGAGAGCGTTGGCGGCTAAGCTCAGGAACATTGCCGTGGATAAAGACATTTTGGAGTTTGAAGTAAGGCTTTTGGAAAAGTTCATTATCACCTCGGAAGTGGTCAAGGATTGGAAGGAACATGTAAATAAGTTGATCACGGAGATCAACCAGATTGTCGATGTGCCGGTCATCTTTTCCCTGTTTAAAGTAGATACGGAGGATTTTATCCTGGAAATATTCTGGCTGTCCACCCCGTCGCCAGAGACCAGGGGGCTGGTAGAGGATGTAATTAGGAGCCAGATTAAGAATTCCGAGGTCTTTAACTCCCAACCGCCCGCCGGGGTGCATATTTATCACAATGTGGCGCAGGAACAGGAGCAGTTGGACGAGCTGGATGAAGAAAGCTTCCGTTTTCAAACCAAATCCTTGTTCTTGGATACGCCGCAAATCGGGGGAATTGTGGGGATCGGCGTCAGTTCCAGGCTGGAACCGGGCAGTACCAGAATGCTGGTCATTGAGGGTGTGCTGACGACCCTCCTCAACGTCATTGGTTCGGTGAAAGCCGTTTACAAGTATACCAAGGAGCTGGAGTACTTTGCCACCAGGGATCCCCTGACCAACCTGTATACCCAAAGGGTTTTTTGGGAGCTGCTGGAATACGAGATTGGCCGTGCCACCCGCCGTGGTTATAGATTTGCGGTCATGGTGGTGGACCTGGATGATTTCAAACTGGTGAACGATATTCACGGTCATTTGGCCGGGGATAAATTCCTCCAGGAAGCTTCCCACCGGATTAGGGAATGCTTGCGCAAAGACGATATCCTGGCCAGATACGGGGGTGACGAATACGCCATCATCCTGCCCTATGCGGACCAGGAACAGGCATTTCTTGTGGCCCAGCGGATTAACAGCGTGCTGCAGGAATTCTCCCTGCCCCTGGAAACCGGGCACAAGGCCAAGGCTACGGCATCCATCGGTATTGCCGTTTTCCCCGACCATGCCCAGAAGGCGAAGGATTTGTTCTTGATTGCCGACAACATGATGTACAAAGCTAAAGCTTTAGGAAAAGATCAAATCGGCCTGCCCAGCCACGAAGACGTGCTCAGCATTTTCAAGACTATTGAAGACAAACATACTTTAATTCTCCAGGCGTTGGAAGAAAACAAGGTAAACCCGCACTTCCAGCCGATCAAACATATTGCCACGGGACAAGTGGAAGCCAATGAAGTGTTGATGCGCATCGACTTGCCGGGCCATATCATGACGGCCGGGGATTTCATCGAAACGGCGGAAAGCATGGGCATCATCAGCAAATTAGACTTCCTGCTGATTGATAAAGCCCTGGCCCGGGCTCGCCAGCAGAATTACAAGGGATACTTGTTCTTTAACTTGTCTCCGAAAGCTTTGATTGTCAGTGATTTCCTGCTGGGGATTAGAGGTTTGGTTCACAAATACGGCATCGATCCCCATAAAATAGTTTTTGAAATTACGGAGCGGGACACCGTCAAGAACATGACGATGCTCAGCCGCTTTGTGAATGAACTCAAGCGGGAAGGATTTAAGTTCGCCATCGATGATTTCGGTTCCGGTTTTTCCTCTTTCCAGTATATCAAGAGGCTGCCCATTGACTTTGTAAAGATCGAAGGAGAGTTTATCCGCAACTTGAGCGCTGACGCCGGCATGGACCGGGCTATCGTAATGAGTATTGTCACCTTGGCCAGGGAACTGGGCATTACCACCGTGGCCGAGTTCGTGGAGGATGCCCAGGTGTACCAATTTGTTCAGGAGTTAGGCATCGATTATGCCCAGGGTTTTTACATCGGCCGGCCGTCACCGCAGTTATTTCCTGCGGAACCCGATGCATGGATGTTGGGCCGTGAGGCACACTAA
- a CDS encoding OsmC family protein — protein MDEPEALGGTNTGMNPVELLLSALGGCVTISLLTFAPKFDVKIQDCRVELEGDLDPDGFLGKNPAARVGVSHVRFTIHLKTDAPREKVQQLYDYFEKHCPVADTLKGVPISGVYKIDA, from the coding sequence ATGGATGAGCCGGAAGCCCTGGGAGGAACTAACACCGGCATGAACCCGGTGGAGCTGCTGTTATCCGCCCTGGGCGGTTGTGTGACCATCAGCCTCTTGACCTTCGCACCCAAATTCGATGTGAAGATTCAGGATTGCCGGGTGGAGTTGGAAGGAGACCTGGATCCCGACGGGTTCCTGGGCAAGAATCCCGCCGCCCGGGTAGGTGTTTCCCATGTTCGTTTCACCATTCACCTTAAAACCGATGCCCCCCGGGAGAAGGTACAGCAGCTGTACGACTACTTTGAAAAGCATTGCCCGGTGGCGGATACACTGAAGGGAGTACCGATTTCCGGAGTCTATAAAATAGATGCTTAG
- a CDS encoding DUF441 domain-containing protein — protein MQLQFANLIILAVLAVAVLGHNHTVALAAALVLVINLAGLGQVVLPFLEARGLEIGIVILTAAILAPLAAGKIDSQQVISTLTNVRTVLAVGVGVLVAFLGGKGVDLLTIEPQLITGVVFGTILGVAFFKGVPVGPLICSGILYYIFKLFKI, from the coding sequence ATGCAATTGCAGTTTGCCAATTTGATCATTCTGGCTGTACTGGCTGTAGCAGTACTGGGTCACAACCATACGGTAGCCTTGGCCGCCGCTTTGGTGCTGGTGATTAACCTGGCCGGCCTGGGGCAGGTTGTGTTACCCTTCCTCGAAGCCCGGGGTTTGGAAATCGGTATCGTCATTTTGACCGCGGCGATATTGGCGCCCCTGGCTGCCGGGAAAATCGACAGCCAGCAGGTTATATCCACCCTAACCAACGTGCGCACGGTGCTGGCCGTCGGTGTCGGGGTGCTGGTGGCATTCTTGGGTGGTAAGGGCGTCGATTTATTAACCATAGAACCCCAGCTCATTACCGGGGTGGTCTTCGGTACCATTCTCGGCGTGGCCTTCTTCAAAGGAGTACCGGTGGGCCCATTGATTTGCTCCGGCATCCTGTATTACATTTTTAAGCTGTTTAAGATCTAA
- a CDS encoding DUF348 domain-containing protein: MSAFIKRKKAVRLLSLCSTWVLLVLVMAAVLSGLAGSLKTVDIIDGEERKRITTLAFTVNGALRQANIAYEPYDLVTPSPDRPLQPGMTIEVTRAEDVTVMADGKTWTVKVAKPEPHKVLQRAGVRLGTGDWVDVGYRDDGSKYIKVTRITEEFIEERVEVPYDTFRQPSNQLAAGQRRVLQPGQKGLLVNKIKVVKADGREISREVVSSRILAEPKTMVVAYGIGGTPVTAARHLPGKVKKVMTMEATAYTHTGNPTATGIYPYRGIVAVDPKVIPLGSKLYVEGYGYCEAQDTGGAIKGDRIDIFLDTKEECFQWGRRLVQVYVLE, translated from the coding sequence GTGTCCGCTTTCATAAAGCGAAAAAAGGCTGTCCGGTTGCTCAGCCTGTGCTCAACATGGGTGCTGCTGGTGCTGGTGATGGCCGCCGTGCTGAGCGGTTTGGCCGGTTCCCTGAAAACCGTTGATATCATCGACGGGGAAGAAAGGAAAAGGATTACCACCCTGGCCTTTACCGTGAACGGGGCCCTGCGCCAGGCAAATATTGCCTATGAACCATATGACCTGGTGACACCCAGCCCGGATCGTCCCTTGCAGCCTGGGATGACCATTGAGGTCACCAGAGCGGAAGACGTGACCGTCATGGCCGACGGGAAGACCTGGACCGTGAAGGTCGCCAAGCCGGAACCTCATAAGGTGCTGCAGAGGGCAGGAGTGCGGCTGGGTACGGGGGACTGGGTTGATGTGGGCTACCGGGATGACGGTTCCAAATATATTAAGGTGACCAGGATTACCGAAGAATTTATTGAAGAAAGGGTGGAAGTGCCTTATGATACTTTCCGGCAGCCCAGCAACCAGCTGGCGGCCGGGCAGCGGCGCGTGCTCCAGCCCGGGCAAAAGGGACTCCTGGTGAACAAGATTAAAGTCGTCAAAGCTGACGGCAGGGAAATCTCCCGGGAAGTGGTGAGCAGCCGTATCCTGGCGGAGCCCAAGACCATGGTGGTGGCCTACGGTATTGGCGGGACACCGGTAACGGCAGCCCGGCACCTGCCCGGAAAAGTAAAAAAAGTCATGACCATGGAGGCCACGGCTTATACCCATACGGGTAACCCCACCGCGACGGGTATTTATCCTTACCGGGGCATCGTAGCGGTAGACCCGAAGGTCATTCCCCTGGGCAGTAAGCTTTATGTGGAAGGCTACGGCTACTGTGAGGCCCAGGACACGGGCGGCGCCATCAAGGGCGACCGGATTGACATATTCTTGGATACCAAGGAAGAATGCTTCCAGTGGGGCAGGCGCCTGGTGCAGGTATATGTGTTAGAATAA
- a CDS encoding DUF348 domain-containing protein translates to MAAILLVVSFAITGYAWARKEVQLVDNGKSKTVTTFAQTVGQLLADEGVTLGADDRVEPSLDTTLKKGLEIVITRAFPVTVRVDNQVLEVNTIPVPVREVLRKAKVDLRPEDQVTPGLEEQVQPGTEVIVTRITTEEILVEEEIPYHVVREKDPTLERGQTKVVQKGQKGVMQSIYRITYANGEEINKELVSKTMVKAPVDEKVLIGDLQVISRGGVEYRFREAKIVEATAYSHTGQRTKAGTWPQRGTIAVDPKVIPLGSRLYVEGYGPGVAEDVGSAIKGNKIDVFVDTEKEARQWGRRKVKLYILQ, encoded by the coding sequence ATGGCTGCCATTCTCCTGGTAGTCAGTTTTGCCATTACCGGCTATGCTTGGGCTAGGAAAGAAGTGCAGTTGGTTGATAACGGCAAGAGCAAAACAGTGACAACTTTCGCCCAAACCGTCGGTCAATTGCTGGCCGATGAAGGCGTAACCCTCGGTGCTGACGACCGGGTGGAACCCTCTTTGGATACAACACTGAAGAAGGGGTTGGAAATCGTCATTACCCGGGCCTTTCCTGTCACGGTGCGGGTGGATAATCAGGTTTTAGAAGTAAACACCATACCTGTCCCGGTCCGGGAGGTGCTCCGCAAGGCTAAAGTCGATCTCCGGCCGGAAGATCAGGTGACACCCGGCCTGGAAGAGCAAGTCCAACCCGGTACCGAGGTTATTGTCACCAGGATTACCACGGAAGAAATCCTGGTAGAGGAAGAGATTCCCTATCATGTAGTGCGGGAGAAAGATCCTACTTTGGAGCGGGGCCAAACTAAGGTGGTCCAAAAAGGGCAAAAGGGTGTGATGCAAAGCATCTACCGCATTACGTATGCGAACGGGGAAGAAATCAATAAAGAGTTGGTCAGCAAAACCATGGTGAAAGCACCTGTGGATGAAAAAGTCCTCATTGGTGATCTGCAGGTCATTTCCCGGGGAGGTGTGGAATACCGTTTCCGCGAGGCGAAGATCGTCGAGGCGACCGCTTATTCCCACACGGGCCAGCGCACCAAGGCGGGCACCTGGCCGCAAAGAGGTACCATCGCCGTGGATCCTAAGGTGATCCCATTAGGCTCCAGGCTCTACGTGGAAGGCTACGGTCCCGGTGTGGCGGAAGATGTGGGCAGTGCCATTAAAGGCAACAAGATCGATGTCTTTGTCGACACGGAAAAGGAAGCCCGGCAATGGGGGCGGCGCAAGGTTAAATTGTATATCCTGCAGTGA
- the rsmA gene encoding 16S rRNA (adenine(1518)-N(6)/adenine(1519)-N(6))-dimethyltransferase RsmA, with protein sequence MKNGLTTESKQLLHKYGLRPKKRFGQNFLIDERIIEAILKAAEVSPDDTVVEIGPGLGSLTEHLVQRAGQVLAVEIDTRLIPLLQEKFSAFPGFKLLARDILKVDLDQAVQETFARVKYPYKIVANLPYYITTPIIMKLLEERYSIGTMVLMVQKEVGERMQARPGTRAYGALSVAVQYYTEPSLVCKVPPGAFRPVPEVSSVVMKLAVRQVPVVTPQDERLFFQVVRAAFAQRRKTLLNALSGFFTNLSKGELTHLLKEAGIEPTVRGEELGLAEFAQIADVLARAAMESR encoded by the coding sequence ATGAAGAATGGGCTAACAACGGAATCCAAACAGCTTTTGCATAAATACGGGCTTCGTCCGAAGAAAAGATTTGGGCAGAATTTCTTAATCGACGAGAGAATTATTGAGGCCATTCTCAAGGCAGCGGAGGTTAGCCCCGATGATACGGTGGTGGAAATCGGCCCGGGGCTCGGCAGCCTAACGGAACACCTGGTGCAGCGGGCCGGTCAGGTGCTGGCCGTTGAAATCGACACCCGGCTGATCCCGCTTTTGCAAGAGAAATTTAGTGCTTTTCCCGGCTTTAAATTGCTGGCCCGGGATATATTAAAAGTAGACCTGGACCAGGCGGTGCAGGAGACATTTGCCCGGGTCAAATATCCTTACAAAATTGTGGCTAACCTGCCTTACTATATCACCACGCCGATTATTATGAAGCTGCTGGAGGAAAGGTACAGCATCGGCACCATGGTGCTGATGGTGCAAAAAGAAGTGGGCGAACGCATGCAGGCCCGGCCGGGCACCAGAGCCTATGGCGCCCTGTCGGTAGCGGTGCAGTATTACACGGAGCCGTCCCTGGTCTGTAAAGTACCCCCCGGTGCCTTCCGGCCGGTGCCGGAAGTGTCCTCCGTGGTGATGAAGCTTGCCGTGCGGCAGGTGCCGGTGGTGACGCCCCAGGATGAACGACTTTTTTTCCAAGTGGTCAGGGCCGCTTTCGCCCAGCGGCGTAAGACCCTACTCAATGCCTTGAGCGGTTTCTTTACTAACCTTTCCAAGGGGGAATTGACACACCTTCTCAAAGAGGCAGGCATTGAACCAACGGTCAGGGGAGAGGAATTAGGCTTAGCTGAATTTGCGCAGATTGCCGATGTCTTAGCAAGAGCTGCCATGGAAAGCAGGTGA
- a CDS encoding LysM peptidoglycan-binding domain-containing protein codes for MLLLGTVLVCLIALKPAGAEAATTRYTVQRGDSIFFISQRFNVKQQDIINYNGLKSTVIYPGQVLIIPVPDTASRSLVSGRSRYTVSEQDKRYMAQMVYGEARGESFEGQVAVAAVILNRLENPDFPDTIQGVLFQPGAFTAVQDGQFYLEPDATAWRAVEEALAGRDPTGGALYYWNPAKATSRWIWTRPIIKRIGNHVFAI; via the coding sequence ATGCTCCTTCTGGGTACGGTACTGGTGTGCTTGATTGCCCTCAAGCCTGCCGGTGCTGAAGCTGCTACCACCAGGTACACGGTACAGCGGGGAGACAGCATCTTTTTCATCAGTCAACGTTTCAACGTTAAGCAACAAGACATAATCAATTACAATGGGTTGAAGAGTACTGTCATCTATCCAGGACAGGTATTGATCATTCCCGTCCCCGATACTGCCTCCCGCAGTTTGGTATCCGGCCGCAGTCGCTACACCGTTTCGGAGCAGGATAAACGGTACATGGCCCAAATGGTCTACGGGGAAGCCAGGGGAGAAAGTTTTGAAGGACAAGTAGCAGTAGCGGCGGTGATTCTCAACCGCTTGGAAAACCCTGACTTTCCGGACACCATTCAAGGTGTGTTGTTCCAGCCGGGGGCTTTTACCGCCGTGCAGGACGGCCAGTTCTATTTAGAACCTGACGCCACTGCCTGGCGAGCGGTGGAAGAAGCCCTGGCAGGCCGCGATCCCACCGGGGGTGCACTGTATTACTGGAATCCGGCGAAAGCAACCAGCCGCTGGATTTGGACCAGGCCCATTATCAAACGCATTGGCAATCACGTTTTTGCCATATAA
- a CDS encoding glycosyltransferase, translating into MWSIVIPAYNEEGRIGQVLENLSVLPVDHFIVIANGCRDRTVEEARRFRDPRLDLHVFEQKLGVDVPRAVGARIAYKYNSQGVLFVDGDMMGKFTEVLLKLMERIDQGWDMALVNCYPVIPYRHRASFSQLTTFFRAKLNRKLNLFDKLGIASPSHGPHALSRRLLEVVPFRELAIPPVSLVLARQAGLTIGVAAGLPHQELRSKPGNVRHWELTAETIIGDCLEAISILEGKPRSRVYHGVEMLGYHPERNWALLHDFLNSFV; encoded by the coding sequence ATGTGGTCAATCGTGATCCCCGCCTACAATGAAGAAGGACGCATCGGCCAAGTACTGGAAAATCTCTCCGTTTTACCTGTGGATCACTTCATCGTCATTGCCAACGGGTGCCGGGACCGGACGGTAGAGGAAGCCAGGCGCTTTCGGGACCCGCGCCTGGACCTGCATGTCTTCGAACAGAAACTGGGGGTGGATGTACCGCGGGCTGTCGGGGCCAGAATCGCTTATAAATACAATTCCCAAGGGGTGCTGTTTGTCGATGGCGACATGATGGGAAAGTTTACGGAAGTGCTGCTAAAGCTCATGGAACGGATTGACCAGGGTTGGGATATGGCTTTGGTTAACTGTTATCCGGTGATTCCCTATCGCCACCGGGCTTCCTTTTCCCAGCTTACCACCTTTTTTCGCGCCAAATTAAATCGCAAGCTCAACCTTTTTGATAAACTGGGCATTGCCTCTCCTTCCCACGGGCCCCATGCCCTGTCCCGCCGGCTTTTAGAGGTCGTGCCTTTCCGGGAGCTGGCTATTCCCCCGGTTTCCCTGGTCTTAGCCCGTCAAGCCGGCCTTACCATCGGGGTGGCCGCCGGGCTCCCCCACCAGGAACTGCGGTCCAAGCCGGGCAACGTGCGGCACTGGGAATTAACCGCCGAGACCATCATCGGGGATTGCCTCGAAGCGATTTCCATCCTGGAAGGAAAACCCCGTTCCCGGGTCTATCACGGGGTGGAGATGCTGGGCTATCACCCGGAAAGAAACTGGGCACTCCTGCATGACTTCTTGAATTCCTTTGTTTAA